The Ramlibacter sp. PS4R-6 nucleotide sequence AGCTCCACCACCGCATCGCGCTCGATCTCGTTGTCCTCCACCACCAGCAGGCGCTTGGTGCGCGGCACCGTGAAGTCCTTGAGCTTGTCGATGGCGGCTTCCAGGTTCTCGGTGGTCGGCTCCTTGAGCAGGTACGAGAAGGCGCCGTGCGCGAGGCCGTGCTGGCGCTCCTCTTCCAGCGTCAGGATCTGCACCGGGATGTGCCGCAGCTCGGGGTCGAGCTTGAGCTGGTTCAGCACCGTCCAGCCCAGCATGTCGGGCAGGAAGATGTCCAGCGAGATGGCCGTGGGCTTGTACTGGCGCGCCAGCGACAGGCCCATCGCCCCCTTCATCGCCACCAGGCCCTTGAAACCGCGGTCGCGCGCCAGCCCGAGCAGGATGCGCGCGTAGTGCGGGTCGTCCTCGATGATCAGCAGCACGGGGTCGCCGTCCTCGATCATCTCGCGGTCGTCGGGCACGTGTTCCTCGCGCGCGACGGGCAGCGCCATGATGGGCACGGCGGTGTCCTGCGGCGCGCGGGTCTGGCGCATCGCGGTGGACGAGTCGGGGCCCGAGTAGTGCAGGGGCAGGTAGAGCGTGAAGGTCGAGCCCTGGCCCGCCACGCTGCGCAGGCGGATCTCGCCGCCCAGCAGGATGGCCAGTTCGCGCGAGATCGCCAGGCCCAGGCCCGTGCCGCCGTACTTGCGCGACGTGCCCGCGTCGGCCTGCTGGAAGGCCTCGAAGATCAGGCGCTGCTTCTCGGGCGGCACGCCGATGCCGGTGTCCTCCACCTCGAAGGCGATCACATGCTGCGATTGCGACAGCACCGGGTGGTCGTGCGACCAGCCGCCGTCCGCGAAGCCGACGCGCACTTCCACGTGGCCTTGCGACGTGAACTTCATCGCATTGGAGAGCAGGTTCTTCAGGATCTGCTGCAGGCGCTTGGGGTCGCTGTCCATCGAGCGCGGCAGGTGCTCGCCGAACTTGACCACCAGCGGCAGGTTCTTGGCCTCGGCGATGTGGCGGAAGTTGCGGTCCACCGATTCGCGCAGCCAGTTGAACGAGATCTCCTCGACGTCCACCGTCACCGTGCCCGACTCGATCTTCGACAGGTCCAGGATGTCGTTGATCAGGTTCAGCAGGTCGGAGCCCGAGGAGTTGATGTTGCGCGCGAACTCGATCTGCTTGGTGTTCAGCGTGTTCGGCGCGTTCTCCGCGAGCTGCTGCGACAGGATCAGGATCGAGTTGAGCGGCGTGCGCAGCTCGTGCGACATGTTCGCCAGGAACTCGGACTTGTACTTGGACGTGAGCGCCAGTTCCGAGGCCTTCTCCTCCAGCGCGCGGCGGGCCTGCTCCACTTCCGCGTTCTTGCGCTCGACTTCCTCGTTCTGCTGCGCCAGCAGGCGGGCCTTCGTGCCCAGTTCGTCGTTGGCGTTCTCCAGCTCGATCTGGCGCGCCTGCAGTTCCGCCGTGAGCTGCTGCGACTGCGTCAGCAAGTTCTCGGTGCGCATGGTGGCCTCGATGGTGTTGAACACCGCGCCGATGCCCAGCGCCAGCTGGTCGAGGAAGTTCAGGTTGACCGCCGTGAAGGGGTGCAGCGAGGCGAGCTCGATCACCGCCTTGGTCTGGTTCTCGAACAGCACCGGCAGCACCACCACGCTGACGTACTTGGCTTCGCCCAGGCTGGAGCTGACCGTGACGTACTCGGACGGGACGTCGGTGAGCAGCAGGCGGCGGTTCTCGACCGCGCACTGGCCGACCAGGCCCTCGCCGAGCTCCAGCGTGTCGGACAGCCGGACGTTCCCCGCCTGCGCGTAGGTCGAGAGCAGCTGCAGCTGCTTGCCCTCGTTCGCGGTGTCGCGGCTGTGGTAGATCGAACCCTGGTGCGCGTTGACCAGCGGCGCAAGCTCCGACAGCAGCATCTTGCCCACCGTCGACAGGTCGCGCTGGCCCTGCATCATCGAGGTGAAGCGCGCCAGGTTGGTCTTCAGCCAGTCCTGCTCGCGGTTCGATTCCGTGGTCTCGCGCAGGTTCGAGATCATGGTGTTGATGTTGTCCTTGAGCTCGGACACCTCGCCGCGCGCGTCCACCTGGATCGAACGCGTCAGGTCGCCCTTGGTCACGGCCGTTGCCACTTCGGCAATCGCTCGCACCTGCGTGGTGAGGTTGGCCGCCAGCAGGTTGACGTTACCGGTCAGGTCCTTCCACGTGCCCGCGGCGCCCGGCACGTGCGCCTGGCCGCCGAGCCGGCCTTCCACGCCCACTTCGCGCGCCACGTTGGTCACCTGGTCGGCGAAGGTCGCGAGCGTGTCGGTCATGTTGTTGATGGTGTCGGCCAGCGCCGCCACCTCGCCCTTGGCCTGCACCGTCAGGCGCTGCGTGAGGTTGCCGTCGGCCACGGCCGTCACCACCTTCACGATGCCGCGCACCTGCTCGGTCAGGTTCGAGGCCATGAAGTTCACGCTGTCGGTCAGGTCCTTCCACGTGCCCGCGATGCCGGACACCTGCGCCTGGCCACCGAGCTTGCCTTCGGTACCCACTTCGCGGGCCACCCGCGTCACTTCCGAGGCGAAGGCGTTCAGCTGGTCGACCATCGTGTTGATGGTGTTCTTCAGGTCGAGGATTTCGCCCTTCACGTCCACCGTGATCTTGCGGTTCAGGTCGCCCCGCGCCACGGCCGTCGTCACCTCGGCGATGTTGCGCACCTGCGAGGTGAGGTTCGCGCCCATCGTGTTCACCGAGTCTGTCAGGTCCTTCCACGTGCCCGCGACGCCCGGCACCACGGCCTGCACGCCAAGGCGCCCTTCGGTACCCACTTCGCGCGCCACGCGCGTCACTTCCGAGGCGAAGCTTCGCAGCTGCTCCACCATCGTGTTGATCGTTTCCTTCAGCTGGAGGATTTCGCCGCGCACGTCCACCGTGATCTTCTTGGACAAGTCACCGTTCGCCACGGCCACCGTCACTTCGGCGATGTTGCGCACCTGGTTCGTCAGGTTCGACGCCATCGAGTTCACGTTGTCGGTCAGGTCCTTCCACGTGCCGGCAACGCCCGGCACCGCGGCCTGGCCACCCAGCTTGCCTTCCGAACCCACTTCACGCGCCACGCGCGTCACTTCGGACGCGAACGAGGACAGCTGGTCCACCATCGTGTTGATGGTTTCCTTCAGCTGCAGGATCTCGCCCTTCACGTCCACCGTGATCTTGCGGCCGAGGTCGCCCCGCGCGATGGCGGTGGCCACGTCGGCGATGTTCCGGACCTGCGCCGTGAGGTTGTTGGCCATGGAGTTGACGTTGTCGGTCAAGTCCTTCCACGTGCCGGCCACACCCGGCACCACCGCCTGGCCGCCGAGCTTGCCTTCGGAGCCCACTTCGCGCGCCACGCGCGAGACTTCCGCGGCGAACGAGCGCAGCTGGTCCACCATGGTGTTGATGGTTTCCTTCAGCTCCAGGATTTCGCCGCGCACGTCCACGGTGATCTTCTTGGAGAGGTCGCCGTTGGCCACGGCGATGGTCACGTCGGCGATGTTCCGCACCTGGTTCGTCAGGTTGGACGCCATCGAGTTCACGTTGTCGGTCAGGTCCTTCCACGTGCCGGCCACGCCGGGCACCTGCGCCTGGCCGCCCAGCTTGCCTTCGGTACCCACTTCACGCGCCACGCGCGTCACTTCGGACGCGAAGCCGTTCAGCTGGTCCACCATCGTGTTGATGGTTTCCTTCAGCGCCAGGATCTCGCCCTTCACGTCCACCGTGATCTTGCGCGAAAGGTCGCCGCGCGCGATGGCGGTGGCCACGTCGGCGATGTTGCGCACCTGGCCCGTGAGGTTGGACGCCATGAAGTTCACGTTGTCCGTCAGGTCCTTCCACGTGCCGGCCACGCCGGGTACGTCCGCCTGGCCGCCCAGCTTGCCTTCGGTACCCACCTCGCGCGCCACACGCGTCACTTCCGAGGCAAAGCCGTTCAGCTGGTCCACCATGGTGTTGATGGTGTTCTTCAGTTCCAGGATTTCGCCCTTCACTTCCACCGTGATCTTGCGCGACAGGTCGCCCTTGGCCACGGCGGTGGTCACTTCCGCGATGTTGCGCACCTGACCCGTCAGGTTGTTGGCCATCGAGTTGACGTTGTCGGTCAGGTCCTTCCACGTGCCGGCCACGCCGCGCACCACGGCCTGGCCGCCCAGCTTGCCGTCCGTGCCCACTTCGCGCGCCACGCGCGTCACTTCCGAGGCGAACGAGTTCAGCTGGTCCACCATCGTGTTGAGCGTGTTCTTGAGTTCAAGAATTTCGCCCTTCACGTCCACGGTGATCTTCTTGGAGAGGTCGCCGCTGGCCACGGCGGTCGCCACGTCCGCGATGTTGCGCACCTGCGCCGTGAGGTTCGACGCCATGGAGTTCACGTTGTCGGTCAGGTCCTTCCACGTGCCGGCCACGCCGGGCACCTGCGCCTGGCCGCCCAGCTTGCCTTCGGAGCCCACCTCGCGCGCCACGCGCGACACCTCGCCCGCGAAGCCGTTCAGTTGGTCGACCATCGTGTTGATGGTGTTCTTCAGCTCCAGGATTTCGCCGCGCACGTCCACGGTGATCTTCTTGGACAGGTCGCCCCGCGCCACGGCGGTCGTCACTTCCGCGATGTTCCGCACCTGGGCCGTCAGGTTGCCGGCCATGAAGTTCACGGAGTCGGTCAGGTCCTTCCACGTGCCGGCCACGCCGGGCACCTGCGCCTGGCCACCGAGCTTGCCTTCGGTACCCACTTCGCGCGCCACGCGCGTCACTTCGGACGCGAAGCCGTTCAGCTGGTCGACCATCGTGTTGATGGTGTTCTTCAGCTCCAGCACCTCGCCGCGCACGTCCACCGTGATCTTCTTGGAGAGGTCGCCGTTGGCCACGGCCGTCGTCACCTCGGCGATGTTCCGCACCTGGCCGGTGAGGTTGTTCGCCATGAAGTTCACGTTGTCGGTCAAATCCTTCCACGTGCCGGCCACGCCTTCCACCACCGCCTGGCCACCCAGCTTGCCTTCGGTGCCCACTTCGCGCGCCACGCGCGAGACTTCGCCGGCAAAGCCGTTCAACTGGTCCACCATGGTGTTGATGGTCTGCTTGAGCTGGAGGATCTCGCCCTTCACCTCCACCGTGATCTTGCGCGAGAGGTCGCCCTTCGCGATGGCGGTCGCCACGTCGGCGATGTTTCGCACCTGGCCCGTGAGGTTGGAGGCCATCGAGTTCACGGAGTCCGTCAGGTCCTTCCACGTGCCGGCGATGCCCGACACCTGCGCCTGGCCACCGAGCTTGCCTTCCGTGCCCACCTCGCGCGCCACGCGCGTCACTTCCGAGGCGAAGGCGTTCAGCTGGTCCACCATCGTGTTGATGGTTTCCTTCAGCTCCAGGATCTCGCCCTTCACCTCCACGGTGATCTTGCGCGAGAGGTCGCCGCGCGCGACCGCGGTGGTCACCGTCGCGATGTTGCGCACCTGCGAGGTGAGGTTGTTGGCCATGGAGTTGACCGAGTCGGTCAGGTCCTTCCACGTGCCCGCTACGCCGGGCACCACGGCCTGGCCGCCCAGGCGGCCGTCGGTACCCACCTCACGCGCCACGCGCGTCACTTCCGAGGCGAAGGAGCGCAGCTGGTCCACCATGGTGTTGGTGGCTTCCTTCAGCTGCAGGATTTCGCCGCGCACGTCCACCGTGATCTTCTTGGACAAATCGCCGTTGGCCACGGCGATCGTCACGTCGGCGATGTTTCGAACCTGCGCCGTCAGGTTGCCGGCCATCTGGTTGACCGAGTCGGTGAGGTCCTTCCACACGCCCGACACACCCTTCACCTGGGCCTGGCCCCCGAGCTTGCCTTCCGTGCCCACTTCGCGCGCCACGCGCGTCACTTCGGAGGTGAAGACCGAGAGCTGCTCGATCATGGTGTTCACCAGCTTGGCCGAGCGCAGGAATTCGCCCTTGAGCGGGCGGCCGTCCACCTGCAGGTCCATCGACTGGCCCAGGTCGCCCTTGGCCACCGCGCCGATGGTCCGCGCGATTTCATTGGTCGGGCGCACCAGGTCGTCGATCAGCGTGTTGAAGGAATCGACCTGCTCGGCCCAGGCGCCCGCGACGCCCGGCGTGGACAGGCGCTGCGTCAGGCGCCCTTCCTTGCCGACGTTGTTCGACAGGCGCGCGGCTTCCTCGGTGATGCGTTGCGCGTTGCTGATGCACTGGTTGAAGGCTTCGGCGATGCCGCCTTCGGTGCCGCTCCACGTGGCGGGCAGGCGCGTCGCGAAATCGCCGCCGGCGAAAGCCTTCAGCGCCGCGAGGACCTGGCGGGCCTGCTCGACATCGGCGGCCGCGGGTTCGCGTGTCTGGATCGGTTTGACCTTGGCGTTGGCGGCCGGGGTGCCGCGGGTCTTGGCGGCACCGTTTTTCTTGCGCGCCTGGGGATGAACGGACTGGTCCATGGGCTTCGACGCCTCCGGGTTTTTTTGGGAATTCGGGACCCGCGGATGGGCAGGCAGAAAGGGCAGTGTCTTCCTCAATTCCCCCAGCGGACGTAGGACGATTCCGACAAGCTCTGCCAGCCTACGGCTGAGCAGCAAGAACCTTTACATAACGTTCTCATGTCCGTCGTCCCGATGCGACGGCCCGGCGTCGGGGCGCTCCTACCCGGCGCGCCGTTGGGGCGTCCCAAGATGGGTGCGACAAACGAGGCAGTACCCACCATGAAAGACGAACTCACCCTGGCCGACGGCGGCGCCTGGGCCGTCACCGGCATCCTCACCGACCTGCAAGGCGCGGTGCTCACCAGCAGCGTCGGCGACGGCGGCCTCGCCGGCACCCTGGACTTGGCCGCCGGCCTGCTCGCGGCAGTGAACGACGCGAGCTTCGGCTCCGCACACCTCGAAGGAGAACTGGGATGAACCCGAAGGACAAGCAGGCGCCGCAGACCGGCAAGGTCGAGAACGACCGCAACAAGGCCGGCGAGCAGGCGCCGACGCAGAAGAACGAAGGCCGCCGCACGCCGCAAAGCCGGCACGACCGCGAGTCGCACATCGGCGGCAACAACCAGAACCAGGCGCGCACCGGCGGCAAGCGCGGCGGCCGCGGGTCGAACGGCGCCGGCTAGGCCCTACTGCGAAACGAGCGGCACGGCCACGATGGCCGTGGGCCGCAAGCGGCCCGGGTCACGCAGCGTTGCGTCGGGCTGGAAGTGCGCGACGTGCGAGTTCGCGATCACGTGCAGCGCGCCACCCACGATCGTCCCCGTTGTCGGCTCGGCGAACTCCGGGTGGCGGCTGGCTTGCAGCACGCGCACGCCGGTCACTTTCTGCGCGGCTCCATCGAGCTCCACGCGCACCACGCGCCCGGGGTTGCTCACGTTCTGCACGCCGACGAGCGCGCCTTCGTGCCAGTACAGGCCGTCGATGCCGCCCGTCACCACGTCGTCGGGCTGCGCCATGCGGGCGGCCGCGCCGGTGGCCGGGTCGATGCGCGCGATGCCGGTGTTCAGGGCGACGTAGACGATGCCCCCGGGCGAGACCGCCACCCCGTTCGCGCCGGGCAGGCCGGTCTCGCCGACACGTTGCGCCGACGAAGCGCCCGGTGCGATGCGGTACAGCCGCCCGGCCGCGGAATCGGTGACGTACCAGCTGCCGTCCGGGGCCAGTGCCAGGTCGTTCAGCTGCATCGCGTCGGGCACGTCGATGCGGGCGAGGCGCCGGCCGCTCGCCAGCGCGAAGCACACCACGGCGTTGCGCCTTTCCTTGCTGGCGCCGTCCTCGAAGCCGTTGGTGCTGACCGCGCACAGCCAGTCGCCCTTCGCATCGATGGCGAGGCCGAGCACCCGGTCCAGGCCGGTCGCGAAATCGCGTGCGCGGCCTTGCGCGTCCACCGCGACGATCTTGCGCTGCGCGATGCTGCCGATGTAGTGGACGCGCCGCCGTGCGTCGTAGGCGATGCCTTCGGGCACGAGTTGCGCATCGGCCAGGCGCAGCACCACCGGGGCGTCGGCGGTGCGCGGCTCCTCGTCGGCCAGTTCGCGCACGACGGCCTGGAACGAGGCGTCCGCCCACAGTGGCTCGAACATCTGCCGCGCCGGCACGATGCCCAGCCGCCGGCCCTTGAGCGAGCGCAGCTGCGCGATGGCTTCGTCCTTCTGCCCCAGCCCCGCGTGCGTGAACGCCTGGAAATACGCGAGCAGCCCGTCGCCCGGCCGCGCCTGGCGCAGCTCCTGGATGCGCGCGAGCTGCGCCTTCAAGGCGGCTTGCGGGTCGGCATCCTGCGCGTGGGCGCAGGCGGCGCACGCCAGCAGCAACGCAGCGAGCCACCTCATGCGCGGAACCGCTTGCGCGTGAGCGCCAGCGCCACCCAGTACGCCACCACGGCATACGCCACGAGCACGAGCGCGTGGCGAACCGGATGCTCGGGCCAGCGGTCCAGGAACATGGGCCGCACCAGCTCCACCGCGTTGGTCAGCGGCAGCCAGCTGGAGACGAAGCGCAGCGGCGCGGGCAGCTGGTCCAGCGGGAAGAACACGCCCGACAGGAACATCATGGGCGTGAGGAACAGCGTGAAGTAGTAGGTGAAGAAGTCGTAGCCCTTGGCGAGCGCGTTGAAGATGAGCGCGATGCACGAGAAGGTGATGCCCACGCCCAGCAGCACCGGCCACGCCGCCAGCAGCTTGGGGCTGTGCGTGATGCCCAGGCCCAGCATCACGACGAGGATGGCGGTGATCGTGAACAGCGACTTGAACGCGGCCCACAGCATCTCGGCCATCACGATGTTGTCCAGGTTGACCGGCGCGTTCATGATGCCGTCCCAGGTCTTCTGCACGTGCATGCGCGAGAACGCGGAGTACAGCGCCTCGAAGGACGCGGCGTTCATCGCGCTCATGCAGATGGCGCCGCTTGCCAGGAACAGGATGTACGGCACCTTCTCGCCGCCGGTCTGCACGGTGCCCACCAGCGCGCCCATGCCGTAGCCGAAGGCCACGAGCCAGATGAGCGGCTCGGCGATGTTGCCCACCAGGCTCGGGATCGCGAGCTTGCGCCACACCAGCAGGTTGCGCAGGAACACCGGCCACCAGCGCGGCGACAGGTCGGGGGCGCGCCAGATCGAGTTCATCCTTCCTCCCGGATCTGCCGGCCCGTGAGCTTGAGGAACAGGTCCTCGAGGTTGGCCGGCCGGTGCAGCACGCGCAGCTTGGGGTGGTCGCGGCCGAAGGCATCGAGCAGCGGCTTGGCGTCCTGCGTGTAGAAGAAGACCGTCTCGCCGCTGACTTCGACGCGCGAGGCCATCTGCTTCAGCGGCGAGTCGGCCAGGGCCAGTGCGCCGTTGCCGTACGCCTCGACCACGTCGGGCTCGAGGTACTCCGCGATCAGGTCGCGCGGCTTGCCTTCGGCGATTTTCTTGCCGTGGTCGATGACGAGCAGGCGCGAGCACAGGCGCTCGGCCTCGTCCATGAAGTGCGTGGTCAGCAGGATCGACTTGCCTTGCTGCAGCAACAGCTGCAGCCGCTCCCACATCAGGTGACGCGCCTGCGGGTCGAGTCCCGTGGTCGGCTCGTCCAGCATGAGCAGCTTCGGATCGTTCACGAGGGCCCGCGCCAGCGACAGGCGCCGCCGCATGCCCCCGGACAACTCGCCGGGCTTGGCATCCGCCTTGTGCGAGAGCGCCGCGAACTCCAGCAGCTGCGGGATGCGGCTGCGGATGTGCGCATCCTTCATGCCGAAGTAGCGGCCATAGACGAGCAGGTTCTCGGCCAGCGTGAAGTCGGGGTCCAGCGTGTCGAACTGGCTGACCACGCCCAGCTGCGCCTTGATGGCCAGCGCGTCGCGCGGCATCGTGAGCCCCAGCGCCTGCACCTCGCCCGCGTCGGGCACGGTGAGGCCCAGGCACATGCGGATGGTGGTGGTCTTGCCGGCACCGTTGGGGCCGATGACGCCCAGGCACTCGCCGCGCGCGATCGAGAACGACAGGTCGCGCACCACCTCCTGCGCGCCGTAGCGCTTGGTCAGGTTGCGGGCCTCGAAGAGCGTGTCGTCCATGCCGGGGGCCATTGTGCCCAACTAGAATCGACCGCCATGTCGCGCTTCCTCGTCACGCCGCAGTACGTCCTGCCCAAGCTGCTGATGACGCAGATGGCGGGGGTCGTCGCCAACCTGCACGGCGGCGCGCTCACGCATGCGCTCATCCGGCGCTTCGTGCGCCAGTACAAGGTGGACATGTCGGAGGCCGCCAACCCCGACATCGAGAGCTACGCGACCTTCAACGACTTCTTCACGCGGCCCTTGCGCGAAGGCGCGCGGCCCATCGCCGGCGCGCCCTTCGTCTGCCCGGTGGACGCCGCCATCAGCCAGTTCGGGCCGATCGAGCACGACCAGATCTTCCAGGCCAAGGGCCACAGCTACTCGACGCGCGCGCTGGTCGGCGGCGACCAGCAGCTCGCCCACCAGTTCGACCATGGGCACTTCGCCACGCTGTACCTCGCGCCCAAGGACTACCACCGCATCCACATGCCGTGCGACGGGCGCCTGACGCGAATGATCTACATCCCCGGCGCGCTTTTCTCGGTGAACCCGCTCACCGCGCGCCACGTGCCCAGCCTGTTCGCGCGCAACGAGCGCGTGGTGTGCGTCTTCGACACCGAGTACGGGCCGTTCGTCAACGTGCTCGTCGGCGCGACCATCGTCGGCAGCATGGCCACCGTGTGGCACGGCGTGGTGAACCCGCCGCGGCCGGGAAAGATCCGCGAGTGGCGCTACGACGACCAGGACATCCGCCTGAAGAAGGGCGAGGAGATGGGGCGCTTCCTGCTCGGCTCCACGGTGGTGATGCTGTTCCCCAAGAACGTCGTGGTGTTCCACCCGGACTGGGCGGCGACGCGACCGGTGCGGCTGGGCGAGGCGATGGCGACGCTGCGCGGGGCCGAGAGCCCCGTGTAAGGCGGCGGTCGCCGGCAGCCGTTAGCATGCTGCCATGCACACCGCCCCCACCACCAACCCCGCACCGCTCTCCCCGTTCCACCTCGCGTTTCCCGTGCACGACCTCGCTGCCGCGCGCCGCTTCTACGGCGACCTGCTCGGCTGCCCCGAGGGCCGCTCCAGCGACGAGTGGGTGGACTTCAACTTCTACGGCCACCAGATCGTGGCGCACCTGGCCCCCGACGAGACGGGCGAGGCGCGCAAGAGCGCGGTGGACGGCCACGGCGTGCCGGTGCGGCACTTCGGCATCGTGCTGCCGATGGCCGAGTGGGACGCATTGG carries:
- a CDS encoding VOC family protein, translated to MHTAPTTNPAPLSPFHLAFPVHDLAAARRFYGDLLGCPEGRSSDEWVDFNFYGHQIVAHLAPDETGEARKSAVDGHGVPVRHFGIVLPMAEWDALAQRLKAHGTSFVIEPYTRFKGEPGEQATMFFLDPSGNAIEVKAFADIGKLFAK
- a CDS encoding SMP-30/gluconolactonase/LRE family protein; the protein is MRWLAALLLACAACAHAQDADPQAALKAQLARIQELRQARPGDGLLAYFQAFTHAGLGQKDEAIAQLRSLKGRRLGIVPARQMFEPLWADASFQAVVRELADEEPRTADAPVVLRLADAQLVPEGIAYDARRRVHYIGSIAQRKIVAVDAQGRARDFATGLDRVLGLAIDAKGDWLCAVSTNGFEDGASKERRNAVVCFALASGRRLARIDVPDAMQLNDLALAPDGSWYVTDSAAGRLYRIAPGASSAQRVGETGLPGANGVAVSPGGIVYVALNTGIARIDPATGAAARMAQPDDVVTGGIDGLYWHEGALVGVQNVSNPGRVVRVELDGAAQKVTGVRVLQASRHPEFAEPTTGTIVGGALHVIANSHVAHFQPDATLRDPGRLRPTAIVAVPLVSQ
- a CDS encoding HAMP domain-containing protein; its protein translation is MDQSVHPQARKKNGAAKTRGTPAANAKVKPIQTREPAAADVEQARQVLAALKAFAGGDFATRLPATWSGTEGGIAEAFNQCISNAQRITEEAARLSNNVGKEGRLTQRLSTPGVAGAWAEQVDSFNTLIDDLVRPTNEIARTIGAVAKGDLGQSMDLQVDGRPLKGEFLRSAKLVNTMIEQLSVFTSEVTRVAREVGTEGKLGGQAQVKGVSGVWKDLTDSVNQMAGNLTAQVRNIADVTIAVANGDLSKKITVDVRGEILQLKEATNTMVDQLRSFASEVTRVAREVGTDGRLGGQAVVPGVAGTWKDLTDSVNSMANNLTSQVRNIATVTTAVARGDLSRKITVEVKGEILELKETINTMVDQLNAFASEVTRVAREVGTEGKLGGQAQVSGIAGTWKDLTDSVNSMASNLTGQVRNIADVATAIAKGDLSRKITVEVKGEILQLKQTINTMVDQLNGFAGEVSRVAREVGTEGKLGGQAVVEGVAGTWKDLTDNVNFMANNLTGQVRNIAEVTTAVANGDLSKKITVDVRGEVLELKNTINTMVDQLNGFASEVTRVAREVGTEGKLGGQAQVPGVAGTWKDLTDSVNFMAGNLTAQVRNIAEVTTAVARGDLSKKITVDVRGEILELKNTINTMVDQLNGFAGEVSRVAREVGSEGKLGGQAQVPGVAGTWKDLTDNVNSMASNLTAQVRNIADVATAVASGDLSKKITVDVKGEILELKNTLNTMVDQLNSFASEVTRVAREVGTDGKLGGQAVVRGVAGTWKDLTDNVNSMANNLTGQVRNIAEVTTAVAKGDLSRKITVEVKGEILELKNTINTMVDQLNGFASEVTRVAREVGTEGKLGGQADVPGVAGTWKDLTDNVNFMASNLTGQVRNIADVATAIARGDLSRKITVDVKGEILALKETINTMVDQLNGFASEVTRVAREVGTEGKLGGQAQVPGVAGTWKDLTDNVNSMASNLTNQVRNIADVTIAVANGDLSKKITVDVRGEILELKETINTMVDQLRSFAAEVSRVAREVGSEGKLGGQAVVPGVAGTWKDLTDNVNSMANNLTAQVRNIADVATAIARGDLGRKITVDVKGEILQLKETINTMVDQLSSFASEVTRVAREVGSEGKLGGQAAVPGVAGTWKDLTDNVNSMASNLTNQVRNIAEVTVAVANGDLSKKITVDVRGEILQLKETINTMVEQLRSFASEVTRVAREVGTEGRLGVQAVVPGVAGTWKDLTDSVNTMGANLTSQVRNIAEVTTAVARGDLNRKITVDVKGEILDLKNTINTMVDQLNAFASEVTRVAREVGTEGKLGGQAQVSGIAGTWKDLTDSVNFMASNLTEQVRGIVKVVTAVADGNLTQRLTVQAKGEVAALADTINNMTDTLATFADQVTNVAREVGVEGRLGGQAHVPGAAGTWKDLTGNVNLLAANLTTQVRAIAEVATAVTKGDLTRSIQVDARGEVSELKDNINTMISNLRETTESNREQDWLKTNLARFTSMMQGQRDLSTVGKMLLSELAPLVNAHQGSIYHSRDTANEGKQLQLLSTYAQAGNVRLSDTLELGEGLVGQCAVENRRLLLTDVPSEYVTVSSSLGEAKYVSVVVLPVLFENQTKAVIELASLHPFTAVNLNFLDQLALGIGAVFNTIEATMRTENLLTQSQQLTAELQARQIELENANDELGTKARLLAQQNEEVERKNAEVEQARRALEEKASELALTSKYKSEFLANMSHELRTPLNSILILSQQLAENAPNTLNTKQIEFARNINSSGSDLLNLINDILDLSKIESGTVTVDVEEISFNWLRESVDRNFRHIAEAKNLPLVVKFGEHLPRSMDSDPKRLQQILKNLLSNAMKFTSQGHVEVRVGFADGGWSHDHPVLSQSQHVIAFEVEDTGIGVPPEKQRLIFEAFQQADAGTSRKYGGTGLGLAISRELAILLGGEIRLRSVAGQGSTFTLYLPLHYSGPDSSTAMRQTRAPQDTAVPIMALPVAREEHVPDDREMIEDGDPVLLIIEDDPHYARILLGLARDRGFKGLVAMKGAMGLSLARQYKPTAISLDIFLPDMLGWTVLNQLKLDPELRHIPVQILTLEEERQHGLAHGAFSYLLKEPTTENLEAAIDKLKDFTVPRTKRLLVVEDNEIERDAVVELLGYDDIDITSAGSGENALNLLRNHRFDCVVLDLRLPDMTGFDLLERMKEEAELAAVPVVVFTGKDLSQDEQQRLNTMAKSIVLKDVQSPERLLDETALFLHRVVTQLPQEKQAMLERLHNSGEVLHGRKVLVVDDDARNIFALTSVLENHDVEVISATNGRQAIEMIENTPDLEMVLMDIMMPEMDGYETMKEIRKKPEFRTLPILALTAKAMKGDREKCLDAGASDYIAKPVNTDQLLSLMRVWLFR
- the asd gene encoding archaetidylserine decarboxylase (Phosphatidylserine decarboxylase is synthesized as a single chain precursor. Generation of the pyruvoyl active site from a Ser is coupled to cleavage of a Gly-Ser bond between the larger (beta) and smaller (alpha chains). It is an integral membrane protein.) — translated: MSRFLVTPQYVLPKLLMTQMAGVVANLHGGALTHALIRRFVRQYKVDMSEAANPDIESYATFNDFFTRPLREGARPIAGAPFVCPVDAAISQFGPIEHDQIFQAKGHSYSTRALVGGDQQLAHQFDHGHFATLYLAPKDYHRIHMPCDGRLTRMIYIPGALFSVNPLTARHVPSLFARNERVVCVFDTEYGPFVNVLVGATIVGSMATVWHGVVNPPRPGKIREWRYDDQDIRLKKGEEMGRFLLGSTVVMLFPKNVVVFHPDWAATRPVRLGEAMATLRGAESPV
- a CDS encoding ATP-binding cassette domain-containing protein; the protein is MDDTLFEARNLTKRYGAQEVVRDLSFSIARGECLGVIGPNGAGKTTTIRMCLGLTVPDAGEVQALGLTMPRDALAIKAQLGVVSQFDTLDPDFTLAENLLVYGRYFGMKDAHIRSRIPQLLEFAALSHKADAKPGELSGGMRRRLSLARALVNDPKLLMLDEPTTGLDPQARHLMWERLQLLLQQGKSILLTTHFMDEAERLCSRLLVIDHGKKIAEGKPRDLIAEYLEPDVVEAYGNGALALADSPLKQMASRVEVSGETVFFYTQDAKPLLDAFGRDHPKLRVLHRPANLEDLFLKLTGRQIREEG
- a CDS encoding ABC transporter permease, which translates into the protein MNSIWRAPDLSPRWWPVFLRNLLVWRKLAIPSLVGNIAEPLIWLVAFGYGMGALVGTVQTGGEKVPYILFLASGAICMSAMNAASFEALYSAFSRMHVQKTWDGIMNAPVNLDNIVMAEMLWAAFKSLFTITAILVVMLGLGITHSPKLLAAWPVLLGVGITFSCIALIFNALAKGYDFFTYYFTLFLTPMMFLSGVFFPLDQLPAPLRFVSSWLPLTNAVELVRPMFLDRWPEHPVRHALVLVAYAVVAYWVALALTRKRFRA